One Mercurialis annua linkage group LG3, ddMerAnnu1.2, whole genome shotgun sequence DNA window includes the following coding sequences:
- the LOC126671477 gene encoding uncharacterized protein LOC126671477 yields MSTYYTPLIATMMMIAVVVVGRELRPSDHGLEYQSSAPVGQKLPPEVKDFFGTSATSTASTGGGGGGNNNNTNNNNNNVALPKAINSTDTAWWNDVSGNSGSRRRAERLRHVLLVASIVCGVTGAALLVVSGYVYFVKYKKKKSTTTENSRAVVISK; encoded by the coding sequence ATGTCGACTTATTACACGCCGTTGATCGCAACGATGATGATGATCGCAGTGGTAGTAGTAGGGAGAGAATTACGGCCGTCCGATCACGGACTGGAGTACCAGAGCTCAGCACCGGTAGGACAGAAATTACCGCCGGAAGTGAAGGATTTCTTCGGAACATCAGCAACGTCGACAGCTAGTactggcggcggcggcggtggtaataataataatacgaataataacaataataatgtAGCATTGCCAAAAGCGATCAACTCAACTGACACCGCGTGGTGGAACGATGTTTCCGGTAACAGCGGCAGTCGCCGCCGTGCAGAAAGGCTGAGACACGTGCTGTTAGTGGCGAGTATAGTGTGTGGGGTAACAGGAGCGGCGTTGCTGGTGGTCTCAGGTTATgtatattttgttaaatataagAAGAAAAAGTCAACAACGACTGAGAACAGTAGAGCCGTTGTTATCAGTAAGTAA